In Triticum aestivum cultivar Chinese Spring unplaced genomic scaffold, IWGSC CS RefSeq v2.1 scaffold102899, whole genome shotgun sequence, the following are encoded in one genomic region:
- the LOC123176861 gene encoding uncharacterized protein, which translates to MEKRRQSSSLWRQHGQTSSSSTGRRAAAVQAKELHRRQGTSSRTGARAGEKEQHELAREIEEDAREIEDHTRELPVHWIMEAGSGDAGRGSRRRTRGSSSRMRGSAMDDARELEEDARGFQEGRARQEIPAKPTGSGRGPPAQVWAAAAEEVIGDDGESRYLATAEELSWARRPLANHAAGWRRPLATRRRRAEEEDGAEGLV; encoded by the exons ATGGAGAAAAGAAGACAAAGTTCTTCA CTCTGGCGGCAGCACGGGCAGACGAGCAGCAGTAGTACGGGTAGACGAGCAGCAGCAGTACAGGCAAAGGAGCTCCACCGGCGGCAGGGGACAAGCAGCCGCACGGGCGCGCGGGCAGGGGAGAAGGAGCAGCACGAGCTTGCGCGGGAGATTGAGGAAGACGCGCGGGAGATTGAGGATCACACGCGCGAGCTCCCGGTCCACTGGATCATGGAGGCAGGCTCCGGCGACGCCGGTAGGGGATCGCGGCGGcgcacgcgtgggagctccagcAGGATGCGCGGGAGCGCGATGGATGACGCACGCGAGCTTGAGGAGGATGCACGGGGGTTCCAGGAGGGACGCGCACGGCAGGAGATTCCGGCGAAGCCCACAGGCAGCGGGAGGGGACCGCCGGCGCAGGTCTGGGCTGCGGCAGCAGAGGAGGTAATTGGCGACGACGGCGAGAGCAGGTACTTGGCTACGGCGGAGGAGCTCAGCTGGGCTCGCCGGCCCCTGGCGAATCACGCAGCTGGGTGGCGCCGGCCCCTGGCGACGCGCAGGCGACG